The Corallococcus exiguus genome has a window encoding:
- a CDS encoding outer membrane protein produces MRRTSMVAGLVVAGTCVAGPALAVDASEVSRKLSFSEEDSTAGLDVGVGLGGFTGDLGDETGVGGLFNITANAQPWKYIGVEVGYEGQNIPIDDARVLGGNHIWRNNGTFMGKLGPVVDHKWHPFVGAGFGLSFLHASSGSAPIYGNDWQTELPLAAGIEYRLGHLSAGVRATYRLVGSEDLTTIPGTTEEAKGNLFNGNLTVGGRF; encoded by the coding sequence ATGAGACGGACTTCGATGGTGGCAGGACTGGTGGTGGCCGGCACGTGCGTGGCGGGGCCAGCCCTCGCGGTGGACGCGAGCGAGGTGTCGCGCAAGCTCAGCTTCAGCGAAGAGGACTCCACGGCCGGCCTGGACGTGGGCGTGGGCCTGGGCGGCTTCACCGGCGACCTGGGCGACGAGACGGGCGTGGGCGGGCTGTTCAACATCACCGCCAACGCCCAGCCCTGGAAGTACATCGGCGTGGAGGTCGGCTACGAAGGCCAGAACATCCCCATCGATGACGCCCGCGTCCTCGGCGGCAACCACATCTGGCGCAACAACGGCACGTTCATGGGCAAGCTCGGCCCCGTCGTCGACCACAAGTGGCACCCCTTCGTGGGCGCGGGCTTCGGCCTCAGCTTCCTGCACGCGTCCTCGGGCTCCGCGCCCATCTACGGCAATGACTGGCAGACGGAGTTGCCGCTGGCCGCGGGCATCGAATACCGCCTGGGCCACCTGTCCGCCGGCGTGCGCGCCACCTACCGCCTCGTCGGTAGCGAGGACCTGACCACCATCCCCGGCACCACCGAGGAGGCCAAGGGCAACCTCTTCAACGGCAACCTCACCGTGGGCGGCCGCTTCTAG
- a CDS encoding glutamate--cysteine ligase: MSLDLKRVASEPLTSAAPLVEELRKGEKPRTQHRLGLEHEKFIYPVGSAQPVPYEGPNGVGALLERIAPGGYEPFRETPQSPVIALQRGMAAISLEPGGQFELSGSPFHTAREAHQENLQHLKETKAAASAQGLRLVALGYRPVGTTGEMPWMPKTRYQVMRRTLPERGRLALNMMLMTSTGQVSLDWADEADCVRKTVAVARLSPLLVALYANSPLLEGKPSGYMSFRSRVWEEVDPTRCGYLPSWFDGSFSYQAYVDWALDAPLLFLRREGEYRHPKLTFRQLMKEGYEGQPPDMGDWTDHLSTLFPEVRLKKVLEVRGADSASAAMTGALGALWRGILYDAQALEEAELLLPRLNFTEHLAFHDTARREGLAGKLGPRELHRLAGEMVAIAKRGLQRLDPEDAPLLAPLEAVAASGRSPAQAVLDAWKEDPRPEVLMTRFEL; this comes from the coding sequence ATGTCCCTCGACCTCAAGCGCGTGGCCTCCGAGCCCCTCACTTCCGCCGCCCCCCTGGTGGAAGAGCTTCGCAAAGGGGAGAAGCCCCGGACCCAGCACCGCCTGGGGCTGGAGCACGAAAAGTTCATCTACCCCGTGGGGTCCGCCCAACCCGTACCCTATGAGGGACCGAACGGAGTGGGTGCCCTGCTGGAGCGCATCGCCCCGGGCGGCTACGAGCCCTTCCGGGAGACGCCCCAGTCGCCGGTCATCGCGCTGCAGCGCGGGATGGCGGCCATCTCCCTGGAGCCGGGCGGGCAGTTCGAACTGTCCGGCAGCCCCTTCCACACGGCGCGGGAGGCGCACCAGGAGAACCTCCAGCACCTGAAGGAGACGAAGGCGGCGGCGTCCGCGCAGGGCCTGCGGCTGGTGGCGCTGGGCTACCGGCCGGTGGGCACGACGGGCGAAATGCCCTGGATGCCCAAGACGCGCTACCAGGTGATGCGCCGCACGCTGCCGGAGCGCGGCCGGCTGGCGCTGAACATGATGCTGATGACGTCCACCGGGCAGGTGTCGCTGGACTGGGCGGATGAAGCGGACTGTGTGCGCAAGACGGTGGCGGTGGCGCGCCTGTCGCCGCTGCTGGTGGCGCTGTACGCCAACAGCCCGCTCCTGGAGGGCAAGCCTTCCGGCTACATGTCCTTCCGCAGTCGCGTCTGGGAAGAGGTGGACCCCACGCGCTGTGGCTACCTGCCGTCCTGGTTCGACGGCTCGTTCTCCTATCAGGCGTATGTGGACTGGGCGCTGGATGCGCCGCTCTTGTTCCTGCGCCGCGAGGGCGAGTACCGCCACCCGAAGCTCACCTTCCGCCAGCTCATGAAGGAGGGCTACGAGGGCCAGCCGCCGGACATGGGGGACTGGACGGACCACCTGTCCACGCTCTTCCCGGAGGTGCGGCTGAAGAAGGTGCTGGAGGTGCGCGGCGCGGACAGCGCGAGCGCGGCCATGACGGGGGCGCTGGGCGCGCTCTGGCGCGGCATCCTCTATGACGCGCAGGCGCTGGAGGAGGCGGAGCTGCTCCTGCCGCGGCTGAACTTCACCGAGCACCTGGCCTTCCACGACACCGCGCGCCGCGAGGGCCTGGCCGGGAAGCTGGGGCCTCGCGAGCTGCACCGGCTGGCCGGGGAGATGGTGGCCATCGCGAAGCGGGGGCTGCAGCGGTTGGACCCAGAGGACGCGCCGCTGCTCGCGCCGCTGGAGGCGGTGGCGGCTTCGGGCCGGTCGCCGGCGCAGGCGGTGCTGGACGCGTGGAAGGAAGATCCGCGTCCGGAAGTGCTGATGACGCGCTTCGAGCTGTGA
- a CDS encoding EI24 domain-containing protein, translating into MRPASPVPTLSPRPRLSDFLQGMGVLGRASGLIFRSRRLFLLSSLCAVLTAITLMGLAVLLYRYAPGLLESVWPRPESWYGQAGWYTALVLGSLVAWVVGANVAPPLLLTPLQDPVSEATEAECVGADAVLSPASFLRSMTTGLLHTLARMALLFLGLAVLLPLNLLPGLGSVAFTVLASLWTMLWMAAEHLAAPMTRHLYPFAQVRRMLRERRALCLGFGAGVYLLLWVPILNTFFLPVAIVGGTLLYRALREAGDLPPPPDARADAK; encoded by the coding sequence ATGCGCCCTGCATCCCCCGTCCCTACCCTGTCTCCCCGGCCCCGTCTGTCGGATTTCCTCCAGGGCATGGGAGTGCTCGGCCGCGCCTCCGGGCTCATCTTCCGCTCGCGCCGCCTCTTCCTCCTCTCCAGCCTGTGCGCCGTCCTCACCGCCATCACCCTGATGGGCCTGGCCGTCCTGCTCTACCGGTACGCCCCCGGACTCCTGGAGTCCGTGTGGCCCCGGCCCGAGTCCTGGTACGGACAGGCCGGCTGGTACACCGCGCTCGTGCTGGGCTCCCTGGTCGCCTGGGTGGTGGGCGCCAACGTGGCGCCTCCGCTGCTCCTCACGCCGCTGCAGGACCCGGTGTCGGAGGCCACGGAAGCCGAGTGTGTGGGAGCGGACGCCGTACTCTCACCCGCCTCCTTCCTGCGGAGCATGACGACAGGGCTGTTGCACACGCTCGCCCGCATGGCGCTGCTCTTCCTGGGGCTGGCGGTGCTCCTGCCGCTGAACCTCCTGCCGGGCCTGGGCAGCGTGGCGTTCACCGTGCTGGCCAGCCTGTGGACCATGCTCTGGATGGCGGCGGAGCACCTGGCCGCGCCCATGACGCGCCACCTGTACCCCTTCGCCCAGGTGCGCCGCATGCTGCGCGAGCGCCGGGCCCTCTGCCTGGGCTTCGGGGCGGGCGTCTACCTGCTCCTGTGGGTGCCCATCCTCAACACCTTCTTCCTCCCGGTGGCCATCGTCGGGGGCACCCTCCTCTACCGGGCCCTACGGGAGGCCGGGGACCTGCCCCCGCCACCGGATGCCCGGGCGGACGCGAAATAA
- a CDS encoding MXAN_5808 family serine peptidase, with amino-acid sequence MNRMPRIFRRITAVAVLLGAWAFAGSDRAPLPLTVGAAEAGQDSWDGALPSASKAEKAPHDLNSLRVLTKVILYVKENYVDPKRVKPKEMMIASLEYVEKSVPDVLVDGNPETGKLNVNVNGKQKEFDISHVDSLWKMSFALKDVFDFLSKNMRPIEETRDIEYAAVNGMLSTLDPHSVLLRPELYREMKLSTKGEFGGLGFVIQMKEGNLTVVKVLPKTPASRAGIQKDDRIKKIGEESTVNMDLNEAVSKLRGPVDSRITITVERDGWDKPRNMTVARAMISIESVQHKLLAGGVGYVRLKNFQGNTTRDLEAALTDIRKQADAKGGFKGLVLDLRGNPGGLLEQAIQVSDTFLSKGTIVATVGFSDKLREEKRARPTDGEETYPIAVLVNAGSASASEIVAGALKNLDRAVIIGRQTFGKGSVQVLYDFPDDSALKLTIAKYLTPGDVSIQEVGIVPDIQLVPTRVTADRVDVFAPRKSMGEADLDQHFGNPESSTVAKKREEVLDREKPGTSLKYLKVDEKAAQAAAKKEEPKEKVAAKPGTGAKDTKKEHGQNDPLLDVDVAGQGEDLDDQLDAESQEEIKEDFEVQFARDFVLKVPAVKRSEQLAKGKTFVEQKRNEEEQRINNAIAALGLDWSPGPTPKNVQLDASFAPGSDARILAGEQLDMVINVENKGTEPLKRVRGWTESDNAFLDRREFLFGAIAPGEKKSWKVQVRLPKDLTSRRDDVKVKLFDDNGALRDTLVSELSFVELPRPAFAFNWQVVDDCAECNGDGVVQRGEDVTVVMDVTNTGVGPALDSFAQIKNGGDANIFIEKGRFKLGEIKPGETKTARFQVSLKKGFKGDTFPLKLAILDEPLEEFVLEKLQLPVKDGPVAPLEAKKGLVKLNDKAELFASPTADSRPVAKLPQGATLALEATTKGYYKVALEKDRFAFVRTQDAKEVKTGKAAAPKTVAFTTTHQPPDIKLDVDPSHGGVVVNGDKFTLSGAVKDPNGLLDVYVLVNDQKVYFKAVDPKGGEPNTLKFTADFALKEGNNNVLVVARESTEFASRRTLVIRRRPAEVAQKVATPAATATTPVKPRQQ; translated from the coding sequence ATGAACCGCATGCCGCGTATCTTCCGCCGCATCACCGCCGTCGCTGTTCTGTTGGGGGCCTGGGCATTCGCAGGCAGTGACCGTGCTCCCCTCCCGCTCACCGTGGGAGCGGCGGAGGCGGGGCAGGACTCCTGGGACGGCGCGCTGCCTTCCGCCAGCAAGGCCGAGAAGGCCCCCCACGACCTCAACAGCCTCCGCGTCCTCACGAAGGTCATCCTCTACGTGAAGGAGAACTACGTCGACCCCAAGCGGGTGAAGCCCAAGGAGATGATGATCGCCTCCCTGGAGTACGTGGAGAAGAGCGTCCCGGACGTGCTCGTGGACGGCAACCCGGAGACGGGCAAGCTCAACGTCAACGTCAACGGCAAGCAGAAGGAGTTCGACATCTCCCACGTCGACTCCCTGTGGAAGATGTCCTTCGCGCTGAAGGACGTGTTCGACTTCCTGTCGAAGAACATGCGTCCCATCGAGGAGACGCGCGACATCGAGTACGCCGCCGTCAACGGCATGCTCTCCACGTTGGATCCGCACTCGGTGCTGCTGCGCCCGGAGCTGTACCGGGAGATGAAGCTGTCCACCAAGGGTGAGTTCGGCGGCCTGGGCTTCGTCATCCAGATGAAGGAGGGCAACCTCACCGTGGTGAAGGTGCTGCCCAAGACGCCCGCGTCTCGCGCCGGCATCCAGAAGGACGACCGCATCAAGAAGATTGGTGAGGAGTCCACCGTAAACATGGACCTCAACGAGGCCGTGTCCAAGCTGCGCGGTCCGGTGGACAGCCGCATCACCATCACCGTGGAGCGCGACGGCTGGGACAAGCCGCGCAACATGACGGTGGCGCGCGCCATGATTTCGATTGAGTCCGTGCAGCACAAGCTGCTCGCGGGCGGCGTGGGCTACGTGCGCCTGAAGAACTTCCAGGGCAACACCACGCGCGACCTGGAGGCCGCGCTGACGGACATCCGCAAGCAGGCGGACGCAAAGGGCGGCTTCAAGGGCCTCGTGCTCGACCTGCGCGGCAACCCGGGCGGCCTGCTGGAGCAGGCCATCCAGGTGTCGGACACGTTCCTGTCCAAGGGCACCATCGTCGCGACGGTGGGCTTCAGCGACAAGCTGCGCGAGGAGAAGCGCGCGCGCCCTACGGACGGCGAGGAGACCTACCCCATCGCGGTGCTGGTGAACGCGGGCAGCGCCTCCGCGTCTGAAATCGTCGCGGGCGCGCTCAAGAACCTGGACCGCGCGGTCATCATCGGGCGCCAGACGTTCGGCAAGGGCAGCGTGCAGGTGCTCTACGACTTCCCGGACGACAGCGCGCTCAAGCTGACCATCGCCAAGTACCTCACCCCGGGTGACGTCTCCATCCAGGAAGTGGGCATCGTGCCGGACATCCAGCTCGTCCCCACGCGCGTCACCGCGGACCGGGTGGACGTGTTCGCGCCCCGCAAGTCCATGGGCGAGGCGGACCTGGATCAGCACTTCGGCAACCCGGAGTCCTCCACCGTCGCCAAGAAGCGCGAAGAGGTGCTGGACCGCGAGAAGCCGGGCACCAGCCTCAAGTACCTGAAGGTGGACGAGAAGGCCGCCCAGGCCGCCGCCAAGAAGGAAGAGCCCAAGGAGAAGGTCGCCGCCAAGCCGGGCACGGGCGCCAAGGACACCAAGAAGGAGCACGGCCAGAATGATCCGCTCCTGGACGTGGACGTGGCCGGCCAGGGCGAGGACCTGGATGACCAGCTGGACGCGGAGTCCCAGGAGGAGATCAAGGAGGACTTCGAGGTCCAGTTCGCCCGCGACTTCGTCCTGAAGGTGCCGGCGGTGAAGCGCTCCGAGCAACTCGCCAAGGGCAAGACGTTCGTGGAGCAGAAGCGCAACGAGGAGGAGCAGCGCATCAACAACGCCATCGCCGCGCTCGGCCTGGACTGGAGCCCCGGTCCCACGCCCAAGAACGTGCAGCTGGACGCCAGCTTCGCCCCGGGCTCCGACGCCAGGATTCTGGCCGGCGAGCAGCTGGACATGGTCATCAACGTGGAGAACAAGGGCACGGAGCCGCTCAAGCGCGTGCGTGGCTGGACGGAGAGCGACAACGCGTTCCTCGACCGCCGCGAGTTCCTGTTCGGCGCCATCGCCCCGGGTGAGAAGAAGTCCTGGAAGGTGCAGGTGCGCCTGCCCAAGGACCTCACCAGCCGCCGCGACGACGTGAAGGTGAAGCTGTTCGACGACAACGGCGCGCTGCGCGACACCCTGGTGTCGGAGCTGTCCTTCGTGGAGCTGCCCCGCCCCGCGTTCGCCTTCAACTGGCAGGTGGTGGATGACTGCGCCGAGTGCAACGGCGACGGCGTCGTGCAGCGCGGCGAGGACGTCACGGTGGTGATGGACGTCACCAACACGGGCGTGGGCCCGGCGCTGGACTCGTTCGCGCAGATCAAGAACGGCGGCGACGCGAACATCTTCATCGAGAAGGGCCGCTTCAAACTGGGGGAGATCAAGCCCGGTGAGACGAAGACGGCGCGCTTCCAGGTGTCCCTGAAGAAGGGCTTCAAGGGCGACACCTTCCCGCTGAAGCTGGCCATCCTCGACGAGCCCCTGGAGGAGTTCGTCCTGGAGAAGCTCCAGCTGCCCGTGAAGGACGGCCCCGTGGCCCCGCTGGAGGCGAAGAAGGGCCTGGTGAAGCTCAACGACAAGGCGGAGCTGTTCGCCTCGCCCACCGCGGACTCGCGTCCGGTGGCGAAGCTGCCGCAGGGCGCCACGCTGGCCCTGGAGGCCACCACCAAGGGCTACTACAAGGTCGCGCTGGAGAAGGACCGCTTCGCCTTCGTGCGCACGCAGGACGCGAAGGAAGTGAAGACCGGCAAGGCGGCGGCGCCCAAGACGGTGGCGTTCACCACGACGCACCAGCCTCCGGACATCAAGCTGGACGTGGATCCGTCCCACGGCGGCGTGGTGGTGAACGGCGACAAGTTCACCCTCTCCGGCGCGGTGAAGGACCCCAACGGCCTGCTGGACGTCTACGTGCTGGTCAACGACCAGAAGGTCTACTTCAAGGCCGTGGACCCCAAGGGCGGCGAGCCCAACACGCTGAAGTTCACCGCGGACTTCGCGCTCAAGGAGGGCAACAACAACGTGCTGGTGGTGGCCCGAGAGAGCACCGAGTTCGCCAGCCGCCGCACGCTGGTCATCCGCCGCCGTCCGGCGGAGGTGGCCCAGAAGGTGGCGACGCCCGCCGCCACGGCCACCACGCCGGTGAAGCCGCGCCAGCAGTAG
- a CDS encoding glycerophosphodiester phosphodiesterase codes for MLLLAHRGASADAPENTLEAFAEAVRQGADGVELDAMVCGSGEVVVCHDERLDRLAGQPWEVRSTPWWKLSRADVGTPLGFAPARIPLLEEVLDALPEHFLVNIELKCDRFDDGGLAAGVARLLRERDLAGRVVVSSFNPLCLFRLAAVAPTLRRGFLIDPDKPWALQAYALSPLVSSHSVHPFHEACTPERVAAWNDAGLRVAAWTVDDPQRARELRDLGVSYLITNRPGRVREALR; via the coding sequence ATGCTCCTGCTCGCTCACCGTGGTGCCAGCGCCGACGCCCCCGAGAACACCCTGGAGGCCTTCGCGGAGGCCGTGCGCCAGGGCGCTGACGGCGTGGAGCTGGATGCCATGGTGTGCGGCTCCGGCGAGGTGGTGGTGTGCCACGACGAGCGCCTGGACCGCCTGGCGGGGCAGCCCTGGGAGGTTCGCTCCACGCCCTGGTGGAAGCTCTCCCGCGCGGACGTGGGCACGCCCCTGGGCTTCGCCCCCGCGCGCATCCCGCTGCTGGAGGAGGTGCTGGACGCGCTGCCGGAGCACTTCCTGGTCAACATCGAGCTGAAGTGCGACCGCTTCGACGACGGCGGCCTGGCGGCGGGCGTGGCGCGGCTTCTGCGCGAGCGCGACCTGGCGGGCCGCGTGGTGGTGTCCAGCTTCAACCCGCTGTGCCTCTTCCGGCTGGCGGCGGTGGCGCCCACGCTGCGCCGGGGTTTCCTCATCGACCCGGACAAGCCCTGGGCGCTGCAGGCGTACGCGCTGAGCCCGCTGGTGTCCTCGCACTCGGTGCACCCCTTCCACGAGGCGTGCACTCCGGAGCGCGTGGCGGCGTGGAACGACGCGGGCCTGCGCGTGGCGGCGTGGACGGTGGACGACCCCCAGCGCGCCCGCGAGCTGCGGGACCTGGGGGTGTCCTACCTCATCACCAACCGCCCGGGCCGCGTCCGCGAGGCCCTGCGCTGA
- a CDS encoding twin-arginine translocase TatA/TatE family subunit — MLGTGEFLVLGFILLVVFSAARMGQLGNAVGKFVYSFRKASRGDDLVDVKHLPHSRRGTTDADYTEGSSKDRRS, encoded by the coding sequence ATGTTGGGCACCGGAGAGTTCCTCGTCCTCGGCTTCATCCTGCTGGTGGTCTTCTCGGCCGCCCGGATGGGGCAGTTGGGCAACGCGGTGGGCAAGTTCGTCTACTCGTTCCGCAAGGCGTCGCGCGGCGACGACCTGGTGGACGTGAAGCACCTGCCCCACTCGCGCCGGGGCACCACCGACGCGGACTACACCGAAGGCTCCTCCAAGGACCGCCGCTCCTAG
- a CDS encoding polyhydroxyalkanoate synthesis regulator DNA-binding domain-containing protein — MSEAEQANAPSNTKEPKIIKRYTNRKLYDTVESRYVTLDEIAAMIKEGTEVRIVDNRTKEDLTSVTLAQIIFEEEKKKNQMPLSVLREIIRHPGESISGFIQKEVSPRVASIREEAEQRLDKLLRREDGSLQEAPPEAPAATPAPQAEGSAASLNPAELLKASQRAFEDFQRRIDERVKQVVENLTGNLPALGRDMQALAQRLEELEKKLDAVEKGDKKDTSAS; from the coding sequence ATGAGCGAGGCCGAGCAAGCAAACGCTCCTAGCAACACCAAGGAGCCGAAGATCATCAAGCGCTACACGAACCGGAAGCTCTACGACACCGTGGAGAGCCGGTACGTCACGCTCGATGAGATCGCCGCGATGATCAAGGAGGGCACCGAGGTGCGGATTGTCGACAACCGCACGAAGGAAGACCTGACCTCCGTGACCCTCGCGCAGATCATCTTCGAAGAGGAGAAGAAGAAGAACCAGATGCCGCTGTCGGTGCTGCGGGAGATCATCCGCCACCCCGGCGAGTCCATCTCCGGGTTCATCCAGAAGGAGGTCTCGCCGCGCGTGGCCTCCATCCGCGAAGAGGCCGAGCAGCGGCTGGACAAGCTGCTGCGCCGCGAGGACGGCAGCCTGCAGGAAGCCCCTCCGGAGGCCCCCGCCGCCACGCCCGCGCCGCAGGCCGAGGGCAGCGCCGCGAGCCTCAACCCGGCGGAGCTGCTCAAGGCCAGCCAGCGCGCCTTCGAGGACTTCCAGCGCCGCATCGACGAGCGCGTGAAGCAGGTCGTGGAGAACCTCACCGGCAACCTCCCCGCCCTGGGCCGCGACATGCAGGCGCTCGCGCAGCGGCTGGAGGAGCTGGAGAAGAAGCTCGACGCCGTGGAGAAGGGCGACAAGAAGGACACCAGCGCGTCCTGA
- a CDS encoding ParA family protein — MRRIAFINEKGGTCKTTLAVNTAAWLALEQRRRVLLVDLDTQGHAGKSLGLDVRTLPRNVFHLLTDAEVSLASVVRPTGVSGLDVVPAYKEMADFPVVVAQDPRRAHRLADRMREAEAAGYDMVLFDAPPSMGLTTRNILVASTEVVVPVALTYLALDGCAELAETVRQVGEAEGRTDLRVTRVVPTLYRKTALATAILERLRTYFPEALAATPLGYSVKVDEAQSHGKTIWEYAPQSPGARMLAAIAAEIDGGAPPAKRKRTRPKVA; from the coding sequence ATGCGGCGCATCGCGTTCATCAACGAGAAGGGCGGCACCTGCAAGACGACGCTCGCGGTGAACACCGCCGCGTGGCTCGCGTTGGAGCAGCGCCGCCGCGTGCTGCTGGTGGACCTGGACACGCAGGGCCACGCGGGCAAGTCACTGGGCCTGGACGTGCGCACGCTGCCGCGCAACGTCTTCCACCTGCTCACCGACGCGGAGGTGTCCCTGGCCTCCGTGGTGCGCCCCACGGGCGTGAGCGGGCTGGACGTGGTGCCCGCGTACAAGGAGATGGCGGACTTCCCGGTGGTCGTGGCGCAGGACCCGCGCCGCGCGCACCGGCTGGCGGACCGCATGCGTGAAGCGGAAGCCGCGGGCTACGACATGGTGCTGTTCGACGCGCCTCCGTCCATGGGGCTCACCACGCGCAACATCCTGGTGGCGTCCACGGAGGTGGTGGTGCCGGTGGCGCTGACGTACCTGGCGCTGGACGGGTGCGCGGAGCTGGCGGAGACGGTGCGCCAGGTGGGCGAGGCGGAAGGACGCACGGACCTCCGCGTCACCCGGGTGGTGCCCACGCTGTACCGCAAGACGGCGCTGGCCACGGCCATCCTGGAGCGGCTGCGGACGTACTTCCCCGAAGCGCTCGCCGCCACGCCGCTGGGCTACAGCGTCAAGGTGGACGAGGCGCAGAGCCACGGGAAGACCATCTGGGAGTACGCACCCCAGAGCCCGGGGGCGCGGATGCTCGCGGCCATCGCGGCGGAGATTGACGGCGGGGCCCCTCCGGCGAAGCGGAAGCGGACCCGGCCGAAGGTGGCCTGA
- a CDS encoding ArsA family ATPase, whose amino-acid sequence MAGLLDKRLWIVSGKGGVGKTTVAAALALASVRAGRRTLVCEVNTQERVSRILELPEAGPEVKLLEENLWAVDVRPQEAMREYGLMVLRFETLYKTVFENRLVRYFLRFIPSLQELVLLGKILFHLQEKLPDGRWKYDTLVLDAPATGHAISFLSVPQVLLQTVPPGPMTREALKMRDLLVDPSVTAAVLVALPEEMPVNEALELHGALRDRVHIRTHAAVLNQAFPQRFTEADLEALAGHPELMRVAQAHHDRASQAVLAGTKLERNLHAPVYTVPRLFVPRFGRDAVETVMGHLNAMVTGGTGA is encoded by the coding sequence ATGGCCGGACTGCTCGACAAACGCCTGTGGATCGTCTCTGGCAAGGGGGGCGTGGGGAAGACGACCGTCGCCGCCGCCCTGGCCCTGGCCTCGGTGCGCGCCGGCCGGCGCACCCTGGTGTGCGAAGTGAACACCCAGGAGCGCGTCAGCCGCATCCTGGAGCTGCCCGAAGCCGGCCCGGAGGTGAAGCTCTTGGAGGAGAACCTCTGGGCGGTGGACGTGCGCCCCCAGGAGGCCATGCGCGAGTACGGCCTGATGGTCCTGCGCTTCGAGACCCTCTACAAGACGGTCTTCGAGAACCGGCTGGTGCGCTACTTCCTGCGCTTCATCCCGTCGCTCCAGGAGCTGGTGCTGTTGGGGAAGATCCTCTTCCACCTCCAGGAGAAGCTGCCGGACGGCCGCTGGAAGTACGACACGCTGGTGCTGGACGCGCCCGCCACCGGCCACGCCATCTCCTTCCTGAGCGTGCCGCAGGTGCTCCTGCAGACGGTGCCGCCGGGGCCCATGACGCGCGAGGCGCTGAAGATGCGCGACCTGCTGGTGGACCCGTCCGTCACCGCCGCGGTGCTGGTGGCGCTGCCGGAGGAGATGCCGGTGAACGAGGCGTTGGAGCTGCACGGCGCGCTGCGAGACCGGGTGCACATCCGCACGCACGCGGCGGTGCTCAACCAGGCCTTCCCCCAGCGCTTCACGGAGGCGGACCTGGAGGCGCTCGCGGGCCACCCGGAGCTGATGCGCGTGGCCCAGGCGCACCATGACCGCGCGTCGCAGGCGGTGCTCGCGGGCACGAAGCTGGAGCGCAACCTCCACGCGCCGGTGTACACGGTGCCCAGGTTGTTCGTGCCGCGCTTCGGACGGGACGCGGTGGAGACGGTGATGGGGCACCTGAACGCGATGGTGACCGGAGGCACGGGAGCATGA
- a CDS encoding ArsA family ATPase — protein sequence MTALQTALANKRVLICVGSGGVGKTTVAATLALRAAVDGRPSIVCTIDPAKRLANSLGLSGLGNEEAEVPASVLEPLGVKPKAALHAMMLDMKATWDDLITRVAPPEQRERIFANRFYQSLSTALAGSQEYIAMEKVWDLRRSKDYELVVLDTPPTAHALDFLDAPNRVLDFLDNEAAKWLLTPALKAGKVGLSLFNLGGSYVTRALSRFTGTEMLQELSSFMLTLSSMNEGFRERARGVRQLLEDKTTGFVLVTSPNPERLDEAIHFHKLLKQNRMEMTAIVVNRVHPLPTQAQWADAATLTPTRRAKVEETLRELQVLAQQDLEGLAQLREACPGTPLIQVPRFGLDVHDLTALWGTGRYLLGDDVLA from the coding sequence ATGACGGCGCTGCAAACGGCGCTCGCGAACAAGCGCGTGCTCATCTGCGTGGGCTCTGGCGGCGTGGGCAAGACGACGGTGGCGGCCACGCTCGCGCTGCGCGCGGCGGTGGATGGCCGGCCCAGCATCGTGTGCACCATCGACCCGGCGAAGCGCCTGGCCAACTCCCTGGGCCTGTCCGGCCTGGGCAACGAGGAGGCGGAGGTGCCCGCGTCGGTGCTGGAGCCCCTGGGTGTGAAGCCCAAGGCGGCCCTGCACGCGATGATGCTGGACATGAAGGCCACCTGGGACGACCTCATCACCCGCGTGGCCCCGCCGGAGCAGCGCGAGCGAATCTTCGCCAACCGCTTCTACCAGTCCCTCTCCACGGCCCTGGCGGGCAGCCAGGAATACATCGCCATGGAGAAGGTCTGGGACCTGCGCCGCAGCAAGGACTACGAGCTGGTGGTGCTGGACACGCCGCCCACCGCGCACGCGCTGGACTTCCTGGACGCGCCCAACCGGGTGCTGGACTTCCTGGACAACGAAGCTGCCAAGTGGCTGCTCACGCCCGCGCTGAAGGCGGGCAAGGTGGGCCTGTCCCTCTTCAACCTGGGCGGCAGCTACGTGACGCGCGCGCTGTCGCGCTTCACCGGCACGGAGATGCTCCAGGAGCTGTCCTCCTTCATGCTGACGCTCTCCTCCATGAACGAGGGCTTCCGCGAGCGCGCCCGCGGCGTGCGCCAGCTGCTGGAGGACAAGACAACGGGGTTCGTGCTGGTGACGAGCCCCAACCCGGAGCGGCTGGACGAAGCCATCCACTTCCACAAGCTGCTCAAGCAGAACCGCATGGAGATGACGGCCATCGTGGTGAACCGCGTGCACCCGCTGCCCACCCAGGCGCAGTGGGCGGACGCGGCCACGCTGACGCCCACCCGGCGCGCGAAGGTGGAGGAGACGCTGCGCGAGCTCCAGGTGCTGGCGCAGCAGGACCTGGAGGGCCTGGCGCAGCTGCGCGAGGCCTGTCCGGGCACGCCCCTCATCCAGGTGCCGCGCTTCGGGCTGGACGTGCACGACCTCACCGCGCTGTGGGGCACCGGCCGCTACCTCCTGGGCGACGACGTCCTCGCCTGA